From one Lycium ferocissimum isolate CSIRO_LF1 chromosome 7, AGI_CSIRO_Lferr_CH_V1, whole genome shotgun sequence genomic stretch:
- the LOC132062405 gene encoding uncharacterized protein LOC132062405, translating into MYLMLFFVNARFEEKCRAKGYLKACLAYEVVFMHTVLAITNELNASFQKKEQDIANDMLLVGLEKERLQELRGEELNNRFDEETTYLLLRIACLNLLENYIVDVRDHDKRFFDLKGLGDFSKKLIETKKHGTYPLVFRVVEFALLLPVATATVERTFSAMKLIKSDLRNRMDDELLSGCLVPYIEKEVFSNISNEAIMDTFQKMKSRRGEL; encoded by the exons ATGTACTTGATGCTATTCTTTGTTAATGCTCGTTTTGAAGAAAAGTGTAGGGCAAAGGGATATCTTAAAGCATGTTTAGCATATGAGGTTGTCTTCATGCACACTGTTTTAGCAATCACAAATGAGCTTAATGCAtcttttcaaaagaaagagCAAGACATTGCAAATGACATGCTACTTGTTGGTTTGGAAAAGGAGCGACTGCAAGAACTAAGAGGAGAAG AACTCAATAATCGTTTTGATGAGGAGACAACTTATTTGCTTCTTAGAATTGCTTGCTTGAACCTA CTTGAGAATTATATTGTTGATGTCCGGGATCATGATAAAAGGTTTTTCGATCTTAAGGGACTTGGTGATTTTTCCAAGAAACTAATAGAGACAAAGAAGCATGGAACTTATCCTCTTGTGTTCCGGGTAGTGGAATTTGCTTTACTTCTGCCAGTTGCTACTGCTACAGTTGAAAGAACTTTCTCTGCGATGAAGTTGATTAAGAGTGACTTACGAAATCGAATGGATGATGAGCTTTTGAGTGGTTGTTTGGTGCCTTATATAGAAAAAGAAGTATTTAGTAATATTTCTAATGAGGCTATTATGGATACCTTTCAAAAGATGAAATCTCGTCGAGGAGAATTGTAA